A single region of the Sphingomonas sp. LY29 genome encodes:
- a CDS encoding tail fiber domain-containing protein, translating to MGLSKSKSKTTNDPWKPAQPFIIKNLQDQSAVFNSTQPQLEGFAAQQRDTYGRIAPGAEQGIMGAQSLVNRNLSGANLQGNPYLDAILGQTRDNVMARVGDEFGSAGRFGGGMHQAIAAREALNAENAMRYQDYGQERAYQQDAIGQAGQMMQGSQSILNNAAELPWLGIQASNGAVRQASNGYGTSSTTSKQALGPMLLNAAASAAQSAAMASDRRLKRKIKLLSRAKDGLGFYSWTYLNGKKAVGVMADEVAKLRPWALGPKIEGFATVNMGAL from the coding sequence ATGGGTCTCTCAAAGTCGAAGAGCAAAACCACCAACGACCCGTGGAAGCCAGCTCAGCCGTTCATAATCAAGAACCTGCAGGACCAGAGCGCCGTCTTCAATTCTACGCAACCGCAGCTTGAAGGCTTTGCCGCTCAGCAGCGCGACACTTACGGGCGCATCGCTCCCGGTGCCGAGCAGGGCATCATGGGCGCTCAGAGCCTCGTCAATCGCAACCTGTCGGGCGCGAACCTGCAGGGCAATCCGTATCTCGACGCCATTCTCGGCCAGACCCGCGATAATGTCATGGCGCGCGTGGGTGACGAGTTCGGAAGCGCCGGACGGTTCGGTGGGGGAATGCACCAGGCGATCGCCGCTCGTGAAGCGCTGAACGCCGAAAACGCCATGCGCTATCAGGACTATGGGCAGGAGCGCGCCTATCAGCAGGACGCGATCGGACAGGCCGGCCAGATGATGCAGGGCTCGCAGTCGATCCTCAACAATGCAGCGGAGCTTCCGTGGCTGGGTATCCAGGCTTCGAACGGCGCGGTTCGGCAGGCCTCGAACGGCTACGGCACCAGCTCGACGACCTCAAAGCAGGCGCTTGGCCCAATGCTGCTCAATGCGGCGGCTAGTGCGGCCCAGTCGGCGGCAATGGCGTCGGATCGTCGCCTCAAGCGCAAGATCAAGCTGCTCAGCCGCGCCAAGGATGGTCTCGGCTTCTACTCGTGGACCTACCTCAACGGGAAGAAGGCGGTCGGCGTCATGGCCGATGAAGTCGCCAAGCTTCGCCCGTGGGCGCTTGGTCCGAAGATCGAAGGCTTCGCAACCGTCAACATGGGAGCGCTCTAA